One Streptomyces lincolnensis genomic region harbors:
- a CDS encoding LLM class flavin-dependent oxidoreductase, translating to MLYTDTFREHHGEDAHHRIALSAPLYVAETDAAAHRIAEPLYREYLSVWTQAASSWKDTRPSQYAGYEAKGRTDARELRGFDVRRQGTAVIGLPESVVEQIHALRESYGVDTFLWNVDFGGVDLADMEPSLRLFVDKVLPRL from the coding sequence ATGCTCTACACCGACACGTTCCGGGAGCACCACGGCGAGGACGCGCACCACCGCATCGCCCTGAGCGCCCCGCTCTACGTCGCCGAGACGGACGCGGCGGCCCACCGGATCGCCGAGCCGCTGTACCGCGAGTACCTCTCCGTCTGGACCCAGGCCGCCTCCTCCTGGAAGGACACCCGGCCGAGCCAGTACGCCGGATACGAGGCCAAGGGCCGCACGGACGCCCGTGAACTGCGCGGATTCGACGTCCGCCGGCAGGGCACCGCGGTGATCGGCCTGCCGGAGTCGGTCGTGGAGCAGATCCACGCCCTGCGCGAGAGCTACGGCGTCGACACCTTCCTGTGGAACGTCGACTTCGGCGGCGTCGACCTGGCCGACATGGAGCCGAGTCTGCGGCTCTTCGTGGACAAGGTGCTGCCCAGACTGTGA
- a CDS encoding AfsA-related hotdog domain-containing protein has protein sequence MDTSHPLLFDRPDDHVPGMVLLEAARQAAAAVTPGDGTPYPLSMENTFDRYVEFDTPCWIEATPVTDGVRVVGHQDGEQVFSSLVRMDGPAARRP, from the coding sequence GTGGACACCAGCCACCCCCTCCTCTTCGACCGCCCCGACGACCACGTCCCGGGCATGGTCCTCCTGGAGGCGGCCCGCCAGGCGGCCGCGGCGGTCACACCCGGCGACGGCACCCCGTACCCCCTCTCCATGGAGAACACCTTCGACCGGTACGTCGAGTTCGACACCCCGTGCTGGATCGAGGCGACGCCGGTGACCGACGGCGTACGGGTCGTCGGCCACCAGGACGGCGAGCAGGTCTTCAGCTCCCTGGTACGCATGGACGGGCCCGCCGCCCGGCGCCCCTGA